The following proteins are co-located in the Fundulus heteroclitus isolate FHET01 unplaced genomic scaffold, MU-UCD_Fhet_4.1 scaffold_458, whole genome shotgun sequence genome:
- the LOC105924482 gene encoding uncharacterized protein LOC105924482 isoform X2 has protein sequence MPRRGRRSEAAKRRWRRLDQEDLQSTSSDRTKPGTPPTTSRVWSPTKSPLLKMSRLLEPQSPDEASSSATAYQEEPREPLTFLWSGRGTGHRHRVKQWPRSDVTGLSHKLVLPAEAPEKKFALLVGDSHLRAIVDGFVTMPEGKFSFGFLATPGASAAQLRREVQKAVLPRTPEVVCLLAPSNNLTASRTPEEAAVDFDDLLATICSRWPNVVVVDFPPRLVVEESLQLLLRQAYHQVAARRSVRYLSVAEYFPLSRLELWSKDGVHLSDSPGMEVLAQLLWVATYTQLDASEPKSPAPVTASPPPVRSSPPPRLVVVGKVASPRPSNPFEWTLVEGGQKQVQGDVSPHTSKRMVDQQGDLLDSSIPPNPVWFSPALLEEMDRIVPSSGCDFLETPCAPKGRKAEGTLAEKTRPVRHQPRREVPPTEDCALEPAVCGSPVRSVRATHSQADRKYGIFSRNHQCACMALTFLAYHNEGLQFDKVLLDRVLEKGDALYVATKQQLMLDGTFADDHLTVEEMPRHVLTDRNIYTVHTTGIRVGFVFRHNDSPPTSRRLGLDLASQLECLSENVTHAFLLVTPEFIAVFRDRDGRFGVFDSHSRNSAGLPHHNGTAIMKTFSNLTLMVQHLYKLFQNRGPRATYEFVPVGFVNDCDDAPPPILDSVNISPAPTEARPEVQKPESTSDQEEMPPWLCDVANTVEETFPTVPDVTKMPKARRQKVKQRIQAQLGCSLLRKIKQSTSEKERYKSCPAFKLSKLQALKKTYVLKQQQRKDHFASKYKTDPAFRWRKINYVKERYRTDPTFRTIRNTYMGRRLRQKYNKDPSYQSQKREYIRTRYSKDPTYRSRQKKYVKVRYTDPDFRARQIRVMKKYLREKYHTKEVFRVQHIKKCNINKKLRLSKQALSKDWTLRCALRIRRKYRRNFGHHQEAPKPQISPEMNAAIKKFQDKIRHGPTYVCTVCHRALFPGQVKHCNRGKYKKKMKVVAECLTGTYVHVCGSACSAPCSVPEERMQEWICFTCDNHLFRGGMPPIAAANGLHLSPIPPELAGLNVLERQLISKIIPFAKIVSLPKGQQKAVHGAVVCVPSEMETTVNSLPRPNTEAQLLQVKLKRKIKFKGHQYFYTVNMKNVLAGLATLKRTHPDYRDVTVNESATFDFQEDEPTEESIPESDHDSDAATDQQPEHIGEEHQALRPGLVLDTCMQPPDLAQEVLSYGDGIFSIAPAQGNKPVSFFTVPRLESMAYPVQFPTGRNTLDEARRVKLSPSMYFNVRLFSVDTRFAADQSYLFFAQFVTETHMANNSMSIQTRKGKPMTKDGRNISSKMLQDKEEVETLIQNKEATRFMQPLRGTPAYWEKGLRDLHAMVRQLGKPTFFVTFSAAEMRWPEFIEAIKAQHGEQVEFSDLDWNAKCDILRSNPVTVMRMFEKRVDALFTDLILSPAQPLGPVEDYFYRVEFQARGSPHIHAVIWIKDAPEMEDPACCDGVINFIDRYICCQLPDETADPELHKIVKEVQMHSRKHSKSCKKGNVECRFGFPKLPMERTTITVPQFDLDLEDDEKKAEQVKEKKGRKKSKKSRSRIISTLQTVAKKKLKPVRDLLRDEKSSFKDLSELLQACNMTRQEYRYYVDALTSGMVVMMKRDPRDAWVNGYNPVLLRAWNANMDIQYVLDEYSCIEYMMSYIAKPEHEMAQYLKSVVEDLKKSNVNQQDEMKKIMQAYSKQREVSAQESVARTCSLPLKKSSRSVIFIQTGEDAVKMSLPMSRLMNMGPDEEDIWMKGLPDKYINRPQNVEFEDMCLAVFVSEYRVLYGRQIEGPNAIPLLNEAGYIQKRTVGKPAVIRFTRFSEKKQPEKFYRRLLKLYLPHRSDEDLKSQEHPSYEAFYNNGRHRRWSVKQWVDFNRKRYEGQGKKIDKIMEKMKKQGPVRNAWNTFAPEVEVERLECVAQRPVVEQDEEQDPVPEYQMDVTLPAIEVPKLSPDFVRQMFRSLNQTQSSIFYAVRHWCLQRVWGQNPEPFFYFLTGGAGCGKSHVIKCVYQEATKLLRQLPRLRDVGDMSQPTVLLTAFTGTAAYNISGKTLHSILKLPKSLKPPYKGLGNALDELRAVLSNVEILIIDEISMVSKELLAYVHWRFQQIKGNTRPFGGVCVLAVGDFHQLPPLGASRPLCVMEDGVLDLWNENFCLVSLTEIMRQKDDKVFAELLNRLRVKRKADDLSEEDRALLTRCVADPKDCPLDVLHIFATNKQVDAHNAAVVASLGTAIVDVHAEDYRRETKTGNMVSLGSCVRGKSRDLRDHIQAGLGIRVMITRNLDVEDGLVNGTFGTIADIVTDTIDGTVTVKLIGLRLDNSTAGRTKRMRGKPDDLVYVERFEEQSSIKGVVRRQFPLKLAFGCTAHKVQGMTMQSAVVSLKRIFEPGMAYVALSRTTSLEGLKIIDFDEKKIYADESITAAMDTMRRASFLNTSPLLHFPSSPQHTTLKIVHHNVEGLVCHYEDMKHHHELGLADILCLTESHLFGSSCPASLHMEGYCLFARNRHVSYSSRADIATKEGGGVAAYCRSILQPEERRYFHNVTDLEYNVIRLDAPISVLVATVYRPPSYDLASFLKNIQSFLDGLNSFDIQPVVVLGDFNEDLLSPGRKAIKELFEIKGFTQLISDPTTEKRTLIDHIYISRPEYCVQSGVLQTYYSYHNPVYCILSSFSAAASP, from the exons ATGCCACGGAGGGGTAGGCGTTCGGAGGCGGCCAAGAGGAGATGGAGGCGTCTGGACCAGGAGGATCTGCAGTCCACCTCATCGGATCGCACCAAG CCCGGGACGCCACCCACCACCTCGCGGGTTTGGTCCCCCACGAAGTCTCCGCTGCTTAAG ATGTCCAGGCTGCTCGAGCCCCAGTCTCCTGATGAG GCGTCGTCGAGTGCCACGGCGTACCAGGAGGAGCCCCGTGAGCCATTGACCTTTCTTTGGTCAG GCCGGGGGACGGGCCATCGTCATCGGGTGAAGCAGTGGCCGCGCTCCGATGTGACTGGGCTCAGTCACAAGTTGGTCCTCCCCGCTGAGGCTCCGGAGAAGAAG tttgctCTGTTGGTTGGTGACTCCCATTTACGTGCTATCGTAGATGGCTTTGTCACCATGCCAGAGGGCAAGTTCTCCTTTGGGTTCCTTGCAACCCCCGGGGCCTCTGCGGCTCAGTTGAGGCGCGAGGTGCAGAAGGCAGTTCTACCCCGGACTCCCGAGGTAGTCTGTCTGTTGGCACCCAGCAACAACTTGACCGCCAGCAGGACACCGGAGGAGGCAGCTGTGGACTTTGACGACTTGCTGGCCACCATCTGCAGCCGCTGGCCTAAC GTGGTTGTTGTGGACTTTCCTCCACGTCTTGTTGTGGAGGAAAGCCTGCAGCTTCTGCTGCGGCAGGCGTACCACCAGGTGGCTGCTCGGAGAA GTGTTCGGTACCTTTCTGTCGCTGAATACTTCCCTCTGAGTCGTCTGGAGCTGTGGAGCAAGGATGGC GTTCACCTGAGCGACAGTCctgggatggaggttcttgCCCAGCTGCTGTGGGTTGCCACCTACACGCAGCTGGATGCAAGTGAACCGAAATCTCCAGCTCCTGTGACGGCATCCCCTCCCCCGGTCAGAAGTTCCCCCCCTCCTAGGCTGGTGGTGGTCGGCAAGGTGGCGTCTCCACGTCCTTCCAACCCCTTCGAATGGACACTCGTGGAAGGTGGCCAGAAG CAGGTCCAGGGAGATGTCAGTCCACACACCAGCAAGAGGATGGTTGACCAGCAG ggagacCTGCTGGACTCTTCCATTCCTCCAAATCCTGTGTGGTTCAGCCCTGCCTTGCTGGAGGAGATGGATCGGATCGTCCCCTCGTCTGGCTGTGACTTCCTGGAAACACCCTGTGCTCCGAAGGGGAGGAAG GCTGAGGGAACGCTGGCTGAGAAGACCAGGCCCGTCCGCCACCAGCCAAGGAGAGAAGTCCCTCCGACCGAG GACTGTGCGTTGGAACCTGCTGTTTGCGGTTCACCAGTCCGGTCTGTGAGGGCTACACATTCCCAGGCGGACAGGAAATATGGTATTTTTTCACGTAACCATCAGTGTGCATGCATGGCTCTGACTTTTTTGGCTTATCACAATGAGGGGTTGCAGTTTGATAAAGTGTTACTTGACAGAGTGCTTGAAAAAGGAGATGCACTGTATGTTGCCACTAAACAGCAGCTCATGTTGGATGGTACATTTGCTGACGATCACTTGACAGTGGAAGAGATGCCCAGGCATGTGCTGACGGACAGGAACATCTACACTGTACACACAACAGGTATTAGAGTTGGTTTTGTCTTCCGTCATAACGACAGCCCTCCAACATCACGACGGTTGGGTTTGGATCTTGCCTCACAACTGGAGTGCCTGTCTGAAAATGTCACCCATGCTTTCCTTCTGGTCACTCCAGAGTTCATTGCGGTTTTCCGTGACAGAGACGGTAGGTTTGGTGTTTTCGATTCTCACTCACGGAATTCAGCAGGCCTCCCCCACCACAATGGAACAGCAATAATGAAGACGTTTAGCAACTTGACACTAATGGTTCAGCATCTTTACAAACTCTTTCAAAACAGAGGCCCCCGTGCCACTTATGAGTTTGTTCCAGTTGGATTTGTCAATGATTGTGATGATGCCCCTCCTCCCATCTTGGACTCTGTTAATATTTCACCAGCACCCACAGAAGCAAGACCAGAGGTGCAAAAACCAGAGAGCACTTCTGACCAAGAGGAAATGCCACCTTGGCTTTGTGATGTAGCCAACACAGTAGAGGAAACCTTCCCAACAGTTCCAGATGTGACCAAAATGCCTAAAGCCAGGAGGCAAAAGGTAAAGCAAAGGATTCAAGCACAGCTAGGATGCAGTTTACTtagaaagataaaacaaagcACATCCGAAAAAGAAAGGTATAAATCCTGTCCAGCATTCAAGTTAAGTAAACTAcaagccttaaaaaaaacatatgtccttaaacaacagCAAAGGAAGGACCACTTCGCCAGCAAATACAAGACTGACCCTGCCTTTCGTTGGAGAAAAATTAATTACGTAAAGGAAAGATACAGAACGGATCCCACCTTCAGAACGATACGGAATACATACATGGGTCGGCGTCTGAGACAAAAATACAACAAGGATCCTTCCTACCAAAGCCAAAAGAGAGAATATATCAGGACACGTTATAGCAAAGACCCCACCTACCGAAGCCGGCAGAAAAAATATGTCAAGGTCAGATACACAGATCCCGACTTTAGAGCCAGGCAGATAAGAGTTATGAAAAAGTATTTGAGAGAAAAGTATCACACAAAGGAAGTGTTCCGGGTTCAacatattaaaaaatgtaacattaacAAGAAATTAAGGCTGTCAAAGCAAGCGCTTTCCAAAGATTGGACATTGCGGTGTGCTCTGCGAATCCGTAGGAAATACAGGAGGAACTTTGGCCACCACCAGGAAGCTCCAAAGCCTCAGATCAGCCCAGAAATGAACGCAGCAATAAAGAAATTCCAGGACAAAATTCGCCATGGACCCACATACGTCTGCACGGTGTGCCACAGAGCTCTCTTCCCAGGTCAAGTGAAACATTGTAACAGGGGGAAGTATAAAAAGAAGATGAAAGTGGTGGCTGAGTGCTTAACGGGTACTTATGTACATGTCTGTGGATCTGCATGCTCTGCCCCATGTTCTGTACCTGAGGAGAGGATGCAGGAATGGATCTGCTTCACATGTGACAACCACCTATTTAGAGGAGGGATGCCACCAATCGCTGCTGCAAATGGCTTGCATCTGTCACCCATTCCCCCGGAGCTTGCTGGGCTGAATGTGCTGGAAAGGCAGCTAATATCCAAAATTATCCCATTTGCAAAGATCGTTTCTTTGCCAAAAGGACAGCAAAAAGCAGTACATGGAGCTGTTGTATGTGTTCCTTCTGAGATGGAAACAACTGTCAACAGTCTCCCACGGCCCAACACAGAAGCCCAGCTCTTACAGGTCAAGCTGAAGAGAAAAATCAAATTCAAAGGACATCAGTACTTCTACACCGTCAACATGAAGAATGTGCTGGCTGGTCTTGCCACACTTAAACGGACCCATCCCGATTACAGGGATGTTACTGTAAACGAAAGTGCTACGTTTGACTTTCAAGAGGATGAGCCAACCGAGGAGTCTATCCCTGAATCTGACCATGATTCGGATGCGGCAACGGACCAACAACCTGAGCACATAGGGGAAGAGCATCAGGCGCTTCGGCCTGGTTTAGTCTTGGACACCTGTATGCAGCCCCCTGACCTGGCACAGGAAGTGCTTTCTTATGGAGATGGtattttcagcatcgctcctgccCAAGGAAACAAACCTGTTTCCTTCTTCACTGTTCCCAGGCTTGAATCCATGGCTTACCCTGTCCAATTCCCCACTGGAAGAAACACCTTGGATGAAGCCAGGCGAGTCAAGCTGTCTCCGAGTATGTATTTCAATGTACGTCTTTTCTCGGTAGACACTAGGTTTGCGGCAGACCAGAGTTATCTTTTCTTTGCTCAGTTTGTCACTGAGACCCACATGGCCAACAACAGCATGTCTATCCAAACACGGAAAGGGAAACCGATGACCAAAGATGGACGGAACATTTCCAGTAAAATGCTCCAGGAtaaagaagaggtggaaacgcTGATCCAGAATAAAGAGGCCACTCGTTTCATGCAACCGTTACGAGGCACTCCGGCTTATTGGGAAAAAGGCCTCCGTGATTTGCACGCCATGGTTCGGCAGCTTGGAAAACCTACCTTCTTTGTGACCTTCTCCGCGGCTGAAATGAGATGGCCAGAGTTCATTGAGGCTATCAAAGCTCAGCATGGAGAACAGGTAGAGTTTTCAGATCTTGACTGGAATGCAAAGTGCGATATTCTTAGAAGCAATCCGGTTACTGTCATGCGCATGTTTGAGAAGAGAGTGGACGCGCTTTTCACAGACCTCATTCTTTCCCCGGCACAGCCTCTTGGGCCTGTTGAGGATTACTTTTATCGTGTGGAGTTTCAGGCAAGGGGTTCACCTCATATACATGCGGTGATTTGGATTAAGGATGCACCCGAGATGGAAGACCCGGCATGTTGCGATGGAGTCATAAATTTCATCGACCGCTACATATGCTGTCAACTGCCCGATGAAACCGCAGACCCCGAGCTCCATAAAATTGTCAAAGAGGTTCAGATGCACAGCAGAAAGCATTCGAAATCGTGCAAGAAAGGAAACGTCGAATGCCGATTTGGATTCCCCAAACTACCGATGGAAAGAACCACCATCACTGTCCCTCAGTTCGATTTGGATTTGGAAGATGACGAGAAAAAAGCAGAGCAAGTGAAGGAAAAGAAAGGTCGGAAGAAGTCCAAAAAATCCAGATCCAGAATCATCTCTACACTACAAACGGTGGCTAAGAAGAAGCTGAAGCCTGTAAGGGATTTACTTAGGGACGAAAAATCATCTTTCAAGGATTTGTCGGAGCTACTCCAGGCTTGTAATATGACCAGGCAGGAATATAGGTACTATGTTGACGCTCTCACTTCTGGGATGGTGGTAATGATGAAGCGGGACCCCAGGGACGCTTGGGTTAACGGTTACAACCCAGTTCTCCTACGTGCGTGGAATGCCAACATGGACATTCAGTATGTGCTTGATGAGTACAGCTGCATCGAGTACATGATGTCCTACATAGCCAAGCCAGAGCATGAAATGGCACAGTACCTCAAGTCTGTCGTTGAGGATCTGAAGAAGTCCAATGTCAACCAGCAGGATGAGATGAAGAAGATAATGCAGGCTTATTCAAAACAACGAGAGGTCAGTGCTCAGGAGTCTGTAGCACGCACCTGCAGTCTACCTCTTAAGAAGTCGTCACGTAGTGTCATTTTCATTCAAACGGGTGAAGACGCTGTGAAAATGAGTCTTCCAATGAGCAGACTCATGAACATGGGCCCAGATGAGGAGGATATCTGGATGAAAGGATTGCCAGACAAATACATCAACAGACCTCAAAATGTGGAATTTGAAGACATGTGTTTAGCTGTATTTGTCTCTGAATACAGGGTCCTGTATGGTAGGCAAATTGAAGGACCCAATGCAATCCCTCTCTTAAACGAGGCCGGATACATCCAGAAGAGAACAGTGGGGAAGCCAGCCGTCATTAGATTCACTCGTTTCTCCGAAAAGAAACAGCCGGAAAAATTTTACAGACGGCTTCTGAAGTTGTACTTGCCACACAGGAGCGACGAGGATCTCAAAAGTCAGGAACACCCATCTTATGAAGCCTTCTACAACAATGGACGTCACCGTAGGTGGAGTGTCAAACAATGGGTAGACTTTAATCGGAAGAGGTATGAAGGacaagggaaaaaaatcgacaagatcatggagaaaatgaaaaagcaaGGACCAGTTCGGAATGCTTGGAACACTTTTGCGCCCGAGGTTGAAGTCGAGCGTTTGGAATGTGTTGCGCAGCGGCCAGTGGTGGAACAAGACGAAGAGCAGGACCCGGTTCCCGAATACCAAATGGATGTAACCCTGCCGGCAATTGAAGTACCTAAACTGAGCCCTGACTTTGTACGACAAATGTTCCGCAGTTTAAACCAGACTCAGTCATCTATATTCTATGCCGTTCGTCATTGGTGCCTGCAGCGTGTCTGGGGtcagaacccagaacccttcTTTTACTTCTTGACGGGAGGAGCCGGGTGTGGTAAATCGCATGTCATCAAATGCGTTTACCAGGAGGCAACTAAGCTTTTGCGTCAGCTTCCTAGATTGCGGGATGTCGGTGACATGTCTCAGCCCACTGTGCTCCTCACCGCTTTCACTGGGACTGCGGCATACAACATTTCAGGCAAGACTTTGCATTCCATCTTGAAGCTCCCCAAAAGCTTGAAGCCACCTTATAAGGGACTTGGAAATGCCCTGGATGAGCTCAGAGCAGTTCTTTCCAATGTGGAAATCTTGATTATTGATGAAATCTCCATGGTTTCTAAAGAACTATTGGCATATGTTCACTGGAGATTTCAGCAGATCAAAGGGAACACAAGGCCGTTTGGTGGGGTCTGTGTTCTTGCGGTGGGAGACTTTCACCAACTGCCCCCCTTGGGAGCTTCAAGACCTCTTTGTGTCATGGAGGATGGTGTACTTGATCtctggaatgagaatttctgcCTAGTAAGTCTAACCGAAATCATGCGGCAGAAGGATGACAAAGTCTTTGCTGAGCTGCTTAACCGGCTTCGCGTCAAAAGGAAAGCTGATGATCTCAGTGAAGAGGACAGAGCTTTGCTGACGCGGTGTGTTGCAGATCCCAAGGATTGTCCCTTGGATGTGTTGCACATATttgcaaccaacaaacaggtGGACGCACACAACGCTGCGGTGGTTGCCTCTTTAGGTACAGCGATTGTGGACGTTCACGCAGAGGACTACAGGAGAGAAaccaaaacaggaaacatgGTTAGTTTGGGCAGTTGCGTTAGGGGCAAAAGTCGAGATTTGCGCGACCACATACAAGCTGGATTGGGTATTAGAGTTATGATAACGAGGAACCTGGATGTAGAGGATGGCCTGGTGAATGGAACCTTTGGAACAATAGCCGACATCGTTACGGACACCATAGACGGAACGGTAACTGTGAAACTGATCGGACTGAGACTGGACAATTCCACGGCTGGACGGACCAAAAGGATGCGTGGTAAACCGGACGACTTGGTATACGTTGAGAGATTCGAGGagcaaagcagcataaaagGAGTGGTGCGACGGCAGTTTCCACTTAAATTGGCCTTTGGGTGTACGGCACACAAAGTACAAGGGATGACCATGCAGTCAGcagttgtttctttaaaacgTATCTTTGAACCTGGCATGGCATATGTGGCATTAAGCCGTACCACTTCTTTGGAAGGGCTTAAAATCATCGACTTTGATGAGAAGAAGATCTACGCTGATGAAAGTATCACAGCAGCTATGGATACGATGAGGCGAGCATCGTTCTTGAACACCAGCCCCCTGCTGCATTTCCCATCAAGTCCTCAGCACACTACATTGAAAATCGTCCACCACAATGTCGAAGGTCTTGTGTGTCACTATGAGGACATGAAGCACCATCATGAACTGGGATTGGCCGATATTCTGTGTCTTACGGAAAGTCATTTGTTTGGATCTTCTTGTCCAGCTTCTTTGCATATGGAGGGTTATTGTTTGTTTGCGCGCAACAGACATGTCTCCTACTCTAGCAGAGCTGACATTGCTACCAAGGAAGGGGGGGGAGTAGCAGCTTACTGCAGGAGCATTCTCCAACCTGAGGAACGGAGATACTTTCACAATGTTACAGATCTTGAGTACAATGTGATTAGATTGGACGCTCCGATATCCGTCCTTGTTGCCACAGTTTACAGGCCACCCAGTTATGATCTTGCCAGCTTCCtgaaaaacattcagagctTCTTAGATGGTCTTAATTCTTTTGATATTCAGCCGGTTGTTGTATTGGGAGACTTCAATGAGGATCTTCTCTCTCCGGGAAGAAAAGCAATCAAGGAGTTGTTTGAAATCAAAGGGTTCACCCAGCTTATCTCGGATCCAACAACGGAAAAGCGCACCCTGATTGATCACATTTACATATCTCGCCCAGAATATTGTGTCCAGTCAGGTGTGTTGCAGACGTATTACAGTTACCACAACCCGGTATACTGTATTTTGTCTTCTTTCTCAGCTGCTGCCTCTccttga